In Hoeflea ulvae, one genomic interval encodes:
- the thiB gene encoding thiamine ABC transporter substrate binding subunit: MRKFRLAPLALAALVPILSQPAAAADRTLTIYTYESFTAEWGPGPKIEAAFEADCGCDLKWVGVADGVALLNRLKLEGDKAEAGIVLGLDTNLVEEAKATSLFEAHGLETGAVSVPGGYSDDVFIPYDYGHFAVIYDTEAVDTPPASLKELVEGDPQQKIVIQDPRTSTPGLGLLLWMKSVYGDDAAAAWETLSKRVLTVTPGWSESYGLFTSGEAPMVLSYTTSPAYHMVAEETDRYQAAEFAEGHYLQIEVAGLLANAPDKDLARQFLGFMMTPGFQNEIPTNNWMLPAAPVSIELPDAFAKLVSPQKTFLYGSAEVAENRAAWIEEWLGAMSR, translated from the coding sequence ATGCGCAAATTTCGACTTGCCCCGCTTGCCCTGGCAGCTCTTGTGCCGATTCTCTCCCAGCCTGCGGCCGCTGCCGACAGGACGCTGACCATCTACACCTATGAGAGCTTCACCGCCGAATGGGGCCCCGGCCCAAAGATCGAAGCCGCCTTTGAAGCCGATTGCGGCTGCGACCTCAAATGGGTCGGCGTTGCCGACGGTGTCGCACTGTTGAACCGCCTCAAGCTCGAGGGCGACAAGGCCGAAGCCGGCATCGTGCTCGGACTCGACACCAATCTGGTCGAGGAAGCCAAGGCCACCTCACTGTTCGAGGCCCATGGTCTGGAGACCGGCGCCGTCTCGGTTCCGGGCGGCTACAGCGATGATGTCTTCATCCCCTATGATTACGGCCATTTCGCCGTGATCTATGACACCGAGGCGGTCGACACTCCGCCGGCCAGCCTCAAGGAACTGGTCGAGGGCGATCCGCAGCAGAAAATCGTCATTCAGGATCCGCGCACCTCGACACCCGGACTGGGGCTGCTGCTCTGGATGAAATCGGTCTATGGCGATGACGCCGCGGCGGCCTGGGAGACGCTGAGCAAGCGGGTGCTGACCGTCACGCCCGGCTGGTCGGAATCCTACGGCCTGTTTACCTCGGGCGAAGCGCCGATGGTGCTGTCCTATACCACCTCGCCGGCCTACCACATGGTCGCCGAGGAAACCGACCGCTACCAGGCCGCTGAATTTGCCGAAGGCCATTATCTGCAGATCGAGGTCGCAGGCCTGCTCGCCAATGCGCCGGACAAGGACCTGGCAAGGCAGTTCCTCGGCTTCATGATGACGCCGGGCTTTCAGAACGAGATTCCGACCAACAACTGGATGCTACCGGCAGCCCCGGTCAGCATCGAGCTGCCGGACGCTTTCGCAAAGCTGGTCTCGCCGCAAAAGACATTCCTCTACGGCTCCGCTGAGGTGGCTGAGAACCGCGCCGCCTGGATCGAGGAATGGCTCGGCGCCATGAGCCGGTGA
- a CDS encoding thiamine diphosphokinase, producing MTPVSTFAILLGGALEIDDRVRALIDGARAIAADGGMAHAPALGLTPELWVGDFDSTSPELTEAFAATQRLPFAAEKNFTDGELAIEQAIDRGAQRLVLVGAFGGDRTDHALSHLLQAVTLAERGLDVVLTSGVEEAVPLLPGSLELDLPAGSLFSVIAFTALGGLSLSGVKYPLDAADIAFGASRTISNVAEGRMTASLLSGRALVVARPHDFSGA from the coding sequence ATGACACCTGTTTCGACATTTGCAATCCTGCTTGGCGGGGCGCTTGAAATTGACGACCGCGTCCGGGCGCTGATCGACGGCGCGCGCGCGATCGCGGCGGATGGCGGCATGGCGCATGCCCCGGCGCTCGGGCTCACGCCGGAATTGTGGGTCGGCGATTTCGATTCGACCTCGCCAGAGCTGACCGAGGCCTTCGCCGCCACACAGCGGTTGCCATTTGCCGCCGAGAAGAATTTCACCGATGGCGAACTTGCCATTGAACAGGCGATCGACCGCGGCGCACAGCGGCTGGTGCTGGTCGGCGCCTTTGGCGGCGACCGTACCGACCACGCCCTGTCGCATCTGCTGCAGGCGGTCACGCTTGCCGAGCGCGGGTTGGATGTGGTGCTGACCTCGGGCGTGGAGGAGGCCGTGCCGCTTCTGCCGGGCAGTCTCGAACTGGACTTGCCGGCCGGATCGCTGTTTTCGGTGATTGCGTTCACCGCGCTCGGAGGGCTCAGCCTGTCCGGCGTCAAATACCCGCTCGATGCCGCCGATATTGCATTTGGCGCATCCCGCACCATTTCGAATGTGGCTGAGGGTCGGATGACCGCCAGCCTCCTTTCCGGGCGCGCGCTTGTCGTCGCCCGCCCTCATGATTTTTCAGGAGCCTGA
- a CDS encoding ABC-F family ATP-binding cassette domain-containing protein, whose product MAPPILKLDDIALSFGGAPLLDGVHMQVEPGDRICLVGRNGSGKSTLLKIAAGQVEPQSGEIFRHPSSTIRYLPQAPDFEGFATVQAYAEAGLGPNDDVHRVNYLLEHLGLDGEADPQTLSGGEARRAALARVLAPEPDILLLDEPTNHLDLPTIEWLEDELSRSRGALLVISHDRRFLERVSRATMWLDRGKSLRLDRGFEHFEAWRDQTLEAEELEQHKLGRQIEREEHWLRYGVTARRKRNMRRLSDLKTMRAEHRGHKGPQGRINAQVAESRDSGKLVIEAEGISKTYGDMPVVRDFSMRINRGDCIGIVGPNGAGKTTLLKMLIGELEPDTGFVRHGSKLDIAVLDQRREVLNPEETLAHYLTDGRGDSLIINGEAKHVTGYMKDFLFQPEQARTPIRKLSGGEKARLVLARILSQPSNLLILDEPTNDLDMETLDLLQEVVTSYPGTVILVSHDRDFLDRTVTSTLAPADPKDPDGRWIAYAGGYSDMLAQRGAEAREKKARSAQDAASRPAAAPKAQAAGKESARKLSFKQKFALETLPVKIEEAQAKLAKIETEMADPAMFAKNPDGFAARAKAHDALKDEIAKMEGEWLELEMLREGIEGS is encoded by the coding sequence ATGGCGCCTCCCATTCTGAAACTAGATGATATCGCGCTTTCCTTTGGCGGCGCGCCGCTGCTGGACGGCGTCCACATGCAGGTGGAGCCGGGAGACCGGATCTGCCTTGTCGGCCGCAACGGCTCGGGCAAGTCGACGCTTCTGAAGATTGCCGCCGGCCAGGTCGAGCCGCAATCGGGCGAGATCTTCCGGCATCCTTCCTCGACCATCCGCTACCTGCCGCAGGCGCCGGATTTCGAAGGCTTTGCCACCGTCCAGGCCTATGCCGAGGCAGGGCTCGGGCCCAATGACGATGTGCACCGGGTCAATTACCTGCTTGAGCATCTCGGCCTTGATGGCGAGGCCGACCCGCAGACCCTGTCGGGCGGCGAGGCGCGGCGCGCTGCGTTGGCGCGTGTGCTGGCGCCGGAACCCGACATCCTGCTTCTCGACGAGCCGACCAACCATCTCGACCTGCCAACGATCGAATGGCTGGAAGACGAGCTGTCACGCAGCCGCGGCGCGCTGCTGGTGATTTCGCATGACCGGCGCTTTCTCGAGCGCGTCAGCCGCGCGACGATGTGGCTGGACCGGGGCAAGTCGCTGCGGCTCGACCGCGGTTTCGAGCATTTCGAGGCCTGGCGCGACCAGACGCTGGAAGCCGAAGAGCTCGAGCAGCACAAACTTGGACGGCAGATCGAGCGCGAGGAGCACTGGCTGCGCTACGGCGTGACCGCGCGGCGCAAGCGCAACATGCGCCGGCTTTCGGATCTCAAGACCATGCGCGCCGAGCATCGCGGCCACAAGGGCCCGCAGGGCCGGATCAATGCCCAGGTCGCCGAAAGCCGCGATTCCGGCAAGCTGGTGATCGAGGCCGAAGGCATCAGCAAGACCTATGGCGACATGCCGGTGGTGCGCGACTTCTCGATGCGGATCAATCGCGGTGACTGCATCGGCATTGTCGGTCCCAACGGCGCGGGCAAGACCACGCTTCTGAAAATGCTGATCGGCGAACTTGAGCCGGATACCGGTTTTGTCCGGCATGGCTCCAAGCTCGACATTGCCGTGCTTGACCAGCGCCGCGAGGTGCTCAACCCGGAGGAAACGCTGGCGCATTATCTCACCGATGGTCGCGGCGACAGCCTGATCATCAATGGCGAGGCCAAGCATGTCACCGGCTACATGAAGGATTTCCTGTTCCAGCCGGAGCAGGCGCGGACCCCGATCCGCAAGCTCTCGGGCGGCGAAAAAGCCCGGCTGGTGCTGGCAAGGATACTGTCGCAGCCATCCAACCTGCTGATCCTTGATGAGCCGACAAACGACCTCGACATGGAGACGCTGGATCTGTTGCAGGAGGTCGTCACCTCCTATCCCGGCACGGTGATCCTGGTCAGCCATGACCGTGATTTTCTCGACCGCACTGTGACCTCGACGCTGGCGCCGGCCGATCCCAAGGATCCGGACGGACGCTGGATCGCCTATGCGGGCGGCTATTCCGACATGCTGGCCCAGCGCGGCGCCGAGGCGCGCGAGAAGAAGGCACGGTCCGCCCAGGACGCGGCGAGCCGTCCCGCAGCGGCGCCGAAGGCTCAGGCTGCAGGCAAGGAGTCCGCGCGCAAGCTTTCCTTCAAGCAGAAATTCGCTCTGGAAACGCTGCCGGTGAAGATCGAGGAAGCGCAGGCCAAGCTGGCGAAAATCGAGACCGAGATGGCCGATCCCGCGATGTTTGCCAAGAACCCGGATGGTTTTGCCGCCCGCGCCAAGGCCCATGACGCGCTCAAGGACGAGATCGCGAAGATGGAAGGCGAATGGCTGGAGCTCGAGATGCTGCGCGAGGGCATCGAGGGAAGCTGA
- a CDS encoding ATP-binding cassette domain-containing protein, with translation MTQQPAIAFEAVTYGIGELSAEFSFSRQAGSVTAILGASGAGKSTLLNLAAGFLAPSSGRILLNGALMNELPPSERSVSMVFQDNNLFAHLDIRTNVGLGLNPALRLSTSEWASVEAALDRVGLAGFGRRKPGSLSGGERQRVALARAFVRRQPLLLLDEPFDGLGPGLGADMLNLMLEIRADVGATVLMVTHDPDEARTAADEILFISRGRIAADAPAEGFFERQDLPELVTYLGSTPGD, from the coding sequence ATGACACAGCAGCCCGCAATTGCCTTCGAGGCCGTCACCTATGGCATCGGCGAACTCAGCGCCGAATTCAGCTTCAGCCGCCAGGCCGGCAGTGTCACCGCCATTCTCGGCGCGTCCGGCGCCGGCAAGTCCACGCTGCTCAATCTCGCCGCCGGGTTCCTTGCTCCGAGCAGCGGCCGGATCCTGCTCAACGGAGCGCTGATGAATGAGCTGCCGCCATCCGAGCGCAGCGTCTCAATGGTGTTTCAGGACAACAACCTGTTTGCCCATCTCGACATCCGCACCAATGTCGGACTGGGACTCAATCCCGCTTTGCGGCTGTCCACCTCCGAATGGGCCAGCGTCGAGGCCGCGCTCGACCGGGTCGGCCTGGCTGGCTTCGGCCGTCGCAAGCCCGGTTCGCTGTCGGGCGGCGAGCGGCAGCGGGTGGCGCTGGCCCGCGCCTTTGTCCGCCGCCAGCCGCTGCTGCTGCTCGACGAGCCCTTTGACGGCCTTGGCCCGGGACTTGGCGCCGATATGCTCAACCTGATGCTGGAGATCAGGGCCGATGTCGGGGCCACCGTGTTGATGGTCACCCACGACCCGGACGAGGCCCGCACCGCCGCCGATGAAATCCTGTTCATCTCCCGGGGCCGGATCGCCGCGGACGCGCCAGCGGAGGGATTTTTCGAACGCCAGGACCTGCCGGAGCTTGTAACCTATCTCGGCAGTACACCCGGCGATTGA
- the thiP gene encoding thiamine/thiamine pyrophosphate ABC transporter permease, which yields MLTRAEHRAARASGLAALLAVGLALAIPVSVLLLHGAATGLTSTQADYLLRITRFTLMQAGLSTALSLLVAIPLARALARRPAFFGRRWLVSLFAVPLGLPPLVAALGLIEVWGRNGVVNKGLGFLGAETPFSIYGLGGILLAHVFFNLPLAVRFILPALERLPSEYWKTAANLGMGGFSLFRLIEWPAMRRSAAGAAGLVFMLCATSFTLVLVLGGGPAATTLEVAIYQALRFDFDPGRAVLLAAIQIGLTLAVMLGLKLISAPSEAGSTSGGRTSRPDAPGGLRALPDAMLIGLAGLFVSAPMLAVVISGLAADLGRLLADPLFWRAAVTSLLIGLAAAMLAVLLASLLVRARYSADDAPASPALGLLSGLSGAAGSLTLLVPPVVLGAGWFLMLGGGVGQLLAPLSVIVTVNALMALPFVMRVIEPAHRSAMERNSRLALSLGITGVSRLRQIDIPALVLPLTTGFVFAVALSLGDLGAIALFGSDRIITLPWLLYQKLGSYRTDDAAGLALLLGGLTMGLMLAADRLGNRNGNKAR from the coding sequence ATGCTGACCAGGGCCGAACATCGCGCCGCACGGGCAAGCGGCCTTGCCGCCTTGCTCGCTGTCGGCCTGGCCCTGGCCATCCCCGTCTCCGTGCTTCTGCTGCACGGCGCGGCGACGGGTCTCACATCCACGCAAGCCGATTACCTGCTGCGGATCACCCGCTTCACGCTGATGCAGGCCGGCCTGTCGACCGCGCTCAGCCTGTTGGTTGCCATTCCCCTGGCCCGCGCGCTGGCCCGCCGCCCCGCATTCTTCGGGCGGCGCTGGCTTGTCAGCCTGTTCGCGGTGCCGCTCGGCCTGCCGCCGCTGGTCGCAGCCCTCGGTCTGATCGAGGTCTGGGGCCGCAATGGCGTCGTCAACAAGGGGCTGGGGTTTCTGGGCGCCGAGACCCCGTTCTCGATCTATGGCCTCGGCGGCATCCTGCTCGCCCATGTGTTTTTCAACCTGCCGCTGGCCGTGCGCTTCATTCTGCCCGCGCTCGAGCGCCTGCCATCCGAATACTGGAAGACCGCCGCTAATCTTGGCATGGGCGGCTTCAGCCTGTTCCGGCTGATCGAATGGCCGGCCATGCGCCGCTCGGCGGCTGGTGCTGCCGGATTGGTGTTCATGCTCTGCGCAACCTCCTTCACCCTTGTCCTGGTGCTCGGCGGCGGCCCGGCGGCCACCACGCTGGAAGTGGCCATCTACCAGGCGCTGCGGTTTGATTTCGATCCCGGCCGCGCGGTGCTGCTGGCAGCGATCCAGATCGGCCTGACCCTCGCGGTGATGCTGGGGCTGAAGCTGATCTCCGCCCCCTCCGAGGCGGGCAGCACCTCGGGTGGACGCACCAGCCGCCCCGATGCCCCCGGCGGACTCCGGGCACTTCCCGACGCGATGCTGATCGGGCTGGCCGGCCTGTTTGTCTCTGCGCCGATGCTGGCGGTGGTGATCTCCGGACTGGCCGCGGACCTTGGCCGCCTTCTCGCCGATCCCCTGTTCTGGCGGGCGGCAGTGACAAGTCTGCTGATCGGCCTGGCCGCCGCCATGCTTGCCGTGCTGCTCGCCAGTCTCCTGGTTCGGGCGCGCTATTCGGCCGATGATGCGCCTGCCTCGCCGGCGCTGGGCCTGCTGTCGGGCCTGTCGGGCGCGGCCGGATCGCTGACCCTGCTGGTGCCGCCGGTCGTGCTTGGCGCCGGCTGGTTCCTGATGCTGGGCGGCGGGGTCGGCCAATTGCTGGCGCCGCTGAGCGTCATTGTCACGGTCAATGCGCTGATGGCGTTGCCCTTTGTCATGCGGGTGATCGAGCCCGCCCATCGCAGCGCCATGGAACGCAATTCCCGCCTGGCGCTGTCCCTGGGCATCACCGGTGTCTCCCGGCTACGGCAGATCGACATTCCGGCGCTGGTGCTGCCGCTGACCACGGGCTTTGTTTTCGCCGTCGCCCTGTCGCTGGGCGATCTGGGCGCCATCGCCCTGTTTGGCAGCGACCGCATCATCACCTTGCCTTGGTTGCTCTACCAGAAACTCGGCAGCTACCGCACCGACGACGCCGCAGGGCTGGCGCTGCTGCTCGGAGGCCTTACCATGGGGCTAATGCTGGCCGCCGACCGGCTCGGCAACCGCAACGGAAACAAGGCCCGATGA
- a CDS encoding AAA family ATPase gives MQFEGTSTYVAEKDLTVAVNAAIRLERPLLVKGEPGTGKTELARQIAESLGLDLIEWSVKSTTKAQQGLYEYDAVSRLRDSQLGDERVNDVANYIRRGKLWEAFAADRKTVLLIDEIDKADIEFPNDLLQELDRMEFFVYETGETIQARQRPIVIITSNNEKELPDAFLRRCFFHYIRFPDMDTLQRIVDVHYPGIKQTLVREALTQFYAIRETAGLKKKPSTSEALDWIRLLVSDDVEPESLRGDAKNALPKLHGALLKNEQDVHLFERLAFMARQRGG, from the coding sequence ATGCAGTTTGAAGGCACGTCGACCTATGTCGCGGAAAAGGATCTCACAGTCGCGGTCAATGCGGCAATCCGGCTTGAGCGGCCCTTGCTGGTCAAGGGCGAACCGGGTACCGGCAAGACCGAACTGGCTCGCCAGATCGCCGAATCGCTCGGGCTCGACCTGATTGAATGGTCGGTGAAATCGACCACCAAGGCGCAGCAGGGGCTCTATGAATATGACGCGGTGAGCCGGCTGCGCGACAGCCAGCTCGGCGACGAGCGGGTCAATGACGTGGCCAATTACATTCGCCGCGGCAAGCTGTGGGAAGCCTTTGCGGCCGACAGGAAGACGGTGCTGCTGATCGACGAGATCGACAAGGCCGATATCGAGTTCCCCAACGACCTGCTGCAGGAACTCGACCGGATGGAGTTCTTTGTCTACGAGACCGGCGAAACCATCCAGGCCCGTCAGCGGCCGATCGTCATCATCACGTCGAACAACGAGAAGGAATTGCCGGACGCCTTTCTGCGCCGCTGTTTCTTCCACTATATCCGCTTTCCCGACATGGATACGCTGCAGCGGATTGTCGATGTGCATTATCCGGGCATCAAGCAGACCCTGGTGCGCGAGGCGCTGACCCAGTTCTACGCCATCCGTGAGACCGCAGGGCTGAAGAAGAAGCCCTCGACCTCGGAAGCGCTCGACTGGATCCGGCTCCTGGTGTCCGACGATGTCGAGCCGGAAAGCCTGCGCGGGGATGCCAAGAATGCTCTGCCGAAATTGCACGGAGCGCTGCTGAAAAACGAGCAGGATGTGCACCTGTTCGAACGCCTGGCCTTTATGGCGCGGCAGCGCGGCGGCTGA